One window of the Populus trichocarpa isolate Nisqually-1 chromosome 9, P.trichocarpa_v4.1, whole genome shotgun sequence genome contains the following:
- the LOC7457558 gene encoding transcription factor MYB73 produces MDNNRVKGPWSPEEDDLLKHLVIKHGPRNWTMIARAVPGRSGKSCRLRWCNQLSPEVEHRAFTREEDEIIINAHAKYGNKWATIARLLDGRTDNAIKNHWNSTLKRKYADLIENDGTVNEDGVKEKSAKTGSSSSVHKRASTPSGSDVSDAGLPVTSSMLASENMPVVETGISNDDVGVSTELTLSTLGMESGQLGRDGVGTKELFTGDVEKTMTFAPELLAVMQEMIRKEVSIYMVGIGKKSSG; encoded by the coding sequence ATGGATAATAATCGGGTTAAGGGACCATGGAGCCCGGAAGAAGACGATCTGCTGAAGCATTTGGTGATAAAACATGGGCCGCGTAACTGGACGATGATAGCAAGAGCAGTACCGGGCCGATCCGGGAAATCCTGCAGGTTACGATGGTGTAATCAGCTGTCACCGGAGGTGGAGCACAGAGCGTTTACACGCGAAGAAGATGAGATCATCATCAATGCTCATGCCAAGTATGGTAATAAATGGGCTACCATAGCAAGACTCCTCGATGGACGTACGGACAACGCAATCAAAAATCATTGGAACTCCACGTTAAAGAGGAAATACGCGGACTTGATTGAGAATGATGGAACGGTTAATGAAGATGGAGTGAAGGAGAAATCTGCTAAAACGGGGTCGTCGTCTTCGGTTCACAAGAGGGCTAGTACTCCTTCGGGATCTGACGTCAGTGATGCTGGGTTGCCGGTGACGTCATCTATGCTGGCAAGCGAAAACATGCCAGTTGTAGAAACTGGAATTAGCAACGACGACGTCGGCGTTTCGACTGAACTTACGTTGTCTACTCTGGGGATGGAGTCTGGACAGTTGGGGAGAGATGGGGTTGGTACTAAAGAATTGTTTACCGGAGATGTTGAGAAAACGATGACGTTTGCGCCGGAGTTGTTAGCAGTTATGCAGGAGATGATTAGAAAGGAAGTGAGCATCTATATGGTCGGGATTGGGAAGAAAAGTAGTGGCTAA
- the LOC7490062 gene encoding reticulon-like protein B11 gives MGDPVTALRISVHQALGGGTVADVLLWKRWYASIGVLVSATTLWILFEKSGYNLLSFVANVLLLLVFILFSWAKSASLLNRPLPPLPNFEIPEEIVAKAAGVIHVYSNYALSIARQIVIDKNLKVFLQLVSGLWVASYIGSLCNFLTLVYLGVLLILSVPLAYDKYQHPIDEKLCLANKIIQAQYMKIDDAILKKIPLPSNKEKKTQ, from the exons ATGGGCGACCCCGTAACTGCTCTTCGCATCTCCGTCCATCAAGCTCTCGGTGGCGGCACAG TGGCTGATGTGCTGTTATGGAAGAGATGGTATGCAAGTATTGGTGTTCTAGTGTCAGCGACAACTCTGTGGATCTTATTTGAGAAATCTGGTTACAATTTGTTATCGTTTGTGGCTAACGTCTTGCTCCTTCTTGTTTTTATTCTCTTCTCTTGGGCTAAATCTGCTTCCCTTCTCaatcg GCCATTACCTCCACTTCCAAATTTCGAAATTCCTGAGGAGATTGTTGCCAAGGCAGCTGGTGTGATTCATGTGTACTCCAATTATGCATTGTCGATTGCACGCCAAATCGTGATTGATAAGAATTTGAAAGTTTTCCTTCAG CTTGTTTCTGGTTTGTGGGTAGCATCTTATATTGGTAGTCTCTGCAACTTCCTCACTCTTGTCTACCTTG GGGTTCTTCTCATTCTCTCAGTTCCTTTGGCGTATGACAAGTATCAGCACCCCATTGATGAAAAGCTATGTTTAgccaataaaataattcaagcaCAGTATATGAAAATTGATGATGCCATCTTGAAGAAGATTCCACTGCcttcaaacaaagaaaagaagactcAGTAG
- the LOC7457556 gene encoding protein TIC 21, chloroplastic, with translation MQTLLLPAVRSGTAYSAAVGPTPPLVHRLSHRALPSPPNTLSTSHKSTQPLPLFSYSSSLSSYDPLKNETSKLLSTQTNASNATAPAFNSQNDEAERAKLAQVAKRLENTSRYFKRLGNLGFWGQLICATVAAVILSFSVVVTGKIPSPPTFYATLGGIAAAFISVFWSFGYIRLSEKLRKTANDPSKAPPRADVVKSLKNGIVLNLLGMGAAILGMQATVGLLVAKALTSSANPYYQQMTPGYSPVLALDVFLVQASANTILSHFLGLVFSLELLRSVTLPPSESLPVFKVA, from the exons atgcAAACGCTACTCCTGCCGGCGGTTCGCTCTGGCACGGCGTATTCCGCGGCGGTGGGACCAACGCCTCCTCTCGTACACCGCCTAAGTCACCGAGCACTCCCCTCTCCTCCGAATACTCTCTCAACCTCTCATAAATCCACACAACCTCTACCATTATTCTCTTACAGTAGCTCATTATCTAGTTACGATCCTCTCAAGAACGAAACATCAAAACTTTTATCTACCCAAACAAACGCTTCCAATGCAACTGCTCCTGCTTTCAATTCCCAAAACGACGAGGCAGAAAGGGCAAAACTCGCTCAG GTGGCAAAGAGATTAGAGAATACATCAAGGTATTTTAAGCGGCTGGGTAATCTAGGATTCTGGGGGCAGCTAATATGTGCTACAGTGGCAGCTGTGATTCTTTCGTTTTCTGTTGTTGTCACTGGGAAGATCCCATCGCCTCCTACTTTTTATGCCACTCTTGGTGGGATTGCAGCTGCATTCATTTCTGTGTTCTGGTCATTTGGGTACATTCGGCTTTCTGAGAAGCTGCGAAAAACTGCTAATGATCCTTCCAAG GCACCTCCTCGTGCTGATGTTGTGAAAAGCTTGAAAAATGGTATAGTACTGAACCTGTTGGGAATGGGAGCAGCCATTCTTGGCATGCAAGCCACAGTGGGATTGTTGGTTGCAAAGGCTCTAACTTCCTCTGCAAATCCTTATTACCAGCAAATGACTCCTGGTTACAGTCCAGTTCTTGCGCTGGATGTGTTTTTGGTGCAG GCGTCAGCAAACACCATCCTTTCGCACTTCCTGGGGCTCGTATTCTCCTTGGAACTCTTGCGCTCAGTGACACTACCACCGTCAGAAAGTCTTCCAGTCTTTAAGGTGGCATAA